Proteins from a genomic interval of Fuerstiella sp.:
- a CDS encoding glycerophosphoryl diester phosphodiesterase membrane domain-containing protein gives METVDQSNSIVGSWLTCFFGRWNLMLATDVVYKMVAFVLLTPLVAALFRLFLALSGQTVLADLDILLFFLSPAGWICLITVGVLWAAIAAMELAVLLAVLAADEYRHVRVRDAILFAFVNAWRMSVVIVRMLGTSLLIVTPLLAAGALTFRMLLTDYDINFYLHQKPPAFLAAAGIGAVLVVVLVLMGLRMMTNWMFALPIVLFEHVSPIQALRVSRERAAGQRLKLTFWISLWGIAVALISAMAHGAVLWLGELVVPSAASSLPLLTIAVGVSLAVWAVVQLLLNLVLITTFASLHWSLYQSCGSVADANTRPFRISEKRNTGGRFRVTRRRLQWLSGLGCLAAVGIGVLALYNVSTDRDVRIVAHRGSSKVAPENTMAAVRQAIADGADWIEIDVQEISDGPVVVFHDSDFMKLAGQGLKIWDATSDDVRSIDIGSWMDAAFSDQRVPTLAAVLEECRGQVGVLIELKYYGHDQQLEQRVVEAVESAGMTDHVMLMSLSVNAVKKVKSLRPNWKVGLLLSVAAGDMSKLDVDFLAVNAEFVTHGGVTAAHKHAREIYAWTVNDAVTMSTLIGRGVDGIITDRPDLGRTVLAHRAQASVPERLLLELAETLGVVPDIADQ, from the coding sequence ATGGAAACTGTTGACCAGTCGAATTCCATTGTTGGCAGCTGGTTGACCTGTTTCTTCGGACGCTGGAATCTGATGCTGGCGACCGATGTCGTCTACAAAATGGTGGCGTTCGTCCTGTTGACGCCACTGGTGGCTGCATTGTTTCGCCTGTTTTTGGCATTGTCCGGACAGACGGTGCTGGCGGACCTGGACATCCTGTTGTTCTTTCTGTCGCCGGCAGGCTGGATTTGTCTGATTACCGTTGGTGTTCTGTGGGCTGCGATTGCTGCGATGGAGTTAGCTGTGCTGCTGGCCGTTCTTGCAGCAGACGAGTATCGGCACGTACGTGTCAGAGATGCCATCCTGTTCGCATTTGTCAATGCCTGGCGAATGAGTGTAGTGATCGTTCGTATGCTGGGAACGAGCCTGCTGATAGTGACGCCGTTGCTGGCCGCGGGGGCACTGACGTTCCGGATGTTGCTGACCGATTATGACATCAATTTTTATTTGCATCAGAAACCACCGGCGTTTCTGGCTGCCGCGGGCATTGGTGCTGTGCTTGTTGTCGTACTGGTACTGATGGGCCTGCGCATGATGACGAACTGGATGTTTGCGCTGCCGATCGTTCTGTTTGAACACGTCAGCCCGATTCAGGCGCTGCGTGTGAGTCGGGAGCGTGCTGCAGGTCAGCGTCTGAAACTGACGTTTTGGATTTCCCTGTGGGGAATCGCTGTGGCGCTGATTTCGGCCATGGCCCACGGGGCGGTCCTGTGGCTGGGGGAACTGGTTGTTCCTTCCGCTGCCTCTTCTTTGCCATTACTGACGATTGCTGTTGGGGTGAGCCTTGCTGTGTGGGCGGTCGTTCAGTTGTTGCTCAATCTGGTGTTGATCACAACGTTTGCTTCCCTGCACTGGAGCCTGTATCAGAGCTGTGGAAGTGTTGCAGACGCGAACACACGTCCTTTTCGCATCTCCGAAAAACGGAACACTGGCGGCCGGTTTCGAGTCACCCGAAGACGTTTGCAGTGGCTGTCGGGTCTTGGGTGTTTAGCTGCCGTCGGTATCGGTGTTCTTGCCCTTTACAATGTCAGTACTGACCGTGATGTCCGGATTGTTGCTCATCGAGGATCATCAAAGGTTGCACCGGAAAATACGATGGCTGCTGTCAGACAGGCTATCGCCGACGGGGCCGACTGGATTGAAATTGACGTTCAGGAAATCTCGGACGGACCGGTCGTGGTTTTTCATGACAGCGACTTCATGAAGCTTGCGGGTCAGGGGCTGAAGATCTGGGACGCAACGAGTGACGATGTTCGATCCATTGACATTGGAAGCTGGATGGACGCTGCATTCTCCGATCAGCGTGTTCCGACACTGGCAGCGGTTCTGGAGGAATGCCGCGGTCAGGTCGGTGTATTGATCGAACTGAAATACTACGGTCATGATCAGCAGCTGGAACAGCGTGTTGTTGAGGCCGTCGAGTCCGCAGGGATGACAGATCATGTCATGCTGATGTCGCTCAGTGTGAATGCAGTGAAGAAGGTAAAGTCTCTGCGCCCGAACTGGAAGGTCGGTCTGTTGTTGTCGGTCGCGGCCGGAGACATGTCGAAACTGGATGTCGATTTTCTGGCTGTTAATGCGGAATTTGTGACGCACGGAGGCGTCACAGCTGCACACAAACACGCTCGCGAGATTTATGCCTGGACAGTCAATGATGCAGTGACGATGTCCACGCTGATCGGTCGCGGAGTCGACGGAATCATTACGGACAGACCGGACCTCGGCCGCACGGTACTGGCACATCGGGCTCAGGCGAGTGTCCCCGAACGTCTGTTGCTGGAACTGGCTGAGACTTTGGGGGTCGTGCCTGATATCGCAGATCAATGA
- a CDS encoding pyridoxal-dependent decarboxylase yields the protein MNSQIEQLKQQVARLRAELHEARQNDASAYYFSDQARQEFTKTSQLPITGLPAKTVKTIIENNHLLDFNQKLNTSSYVNVSLEPEEEEIALMGLRVNLADQTVYPRSYEIHDTVVNLIARLWNCPEPQTTDDQCGFAGAGTVGSTEACLLAGLALKFRWRKWYAQRKGLSTDAVSGLRPNLVISSCYQAVWEKLFKYMDVEPRLIHPSQRTFTVDPNRVRDAIDEQTMGIVGIMGNHYGGHYDPIGDIDQMVGEINSAEDFQIGIHVDAASGGFIAPFQNTLPAWDFRLPHVLSISTSGHKYGESCCGTGWVVWRERKDLSEHVATSVTYLGGRADSYTLNFSRPASGVYVQYYKLLRYGQTGYQQCCDNMMSNARFIRDGLQALTYQGRPRFIFLDHGDTECLPVVSAMLNPECRFSYNDIDLQHVLSQYHWYVSGYRMALNHPITEENIALFRDATPDQTMFRIVVKNNLTRDMAENLLASFKQAFEFLDAVDFSALHDFESKNLRPQDRSTVSRHC from the coding sequence ATGAACAGTCAAATCGAACAGCTAAAACAACAAGTGGCCCGGTTACGGGCAGAGCTTCATGAAGCCCGACAGAACGATGCCTCTGCCTACTATTTCTCAGATCAGGCGCGGCAGGAGTTTACTAAAACGTCACAACTGCCGATTACCGGTCTGCCAGCCAAAACCGTAAAAACAATTATCGAAAACAATCATCTGCTTGACTTCAATCAAAAACTGAACACCTCATCTTATGTCAACGTGAGTCTGGAACCGGAAGAAGAAGAAATTGCCCTGATGGGCCTGCGAGTCAACCTCGCGGACCAGACGGTCTATCCCCGATCGTATGAAATACACGACACGGTAGTGAATCTGATTGCACGTCTGTGGAACTGTCCTGAACCGCAAACAACAGATGATCAATGTGGATTTGCCGGAGCCGGAACGGTCGGTTCCACGGAGGCCTGTCTGCTGGCGGGACTTGCACTGAAGTTTCGCTGGAGAAAATGGTATGCACAGCGCAAAGGTTTGAGTACAGATGCCGTATCCGGCCTGCGACCGAACCTGGTCATTTCGTCCTGTTATCAGGCGGTCTGGGAAAAACTGTTCAAATATATGGATGTCGAACCGCGTCTGATTCACCCTTCACAGCGAACTTTCACGGTTGACCCCAATCGTGTCCGGGACGCCATTGATGAACAAACCATGGGGATCGTGGGAATCATGGGAAATCACTATGGAGGCCATTACGATCCGATAGGGGACATCGATCAAATGGTCGGTGAAATTAATTCGGCCGAAGATTTTCAGATTGGAATCCATGTTGATGCGGCCTCCGGCGGTTTCATCGCCCCCTTTCAGAACACACTTCCAGCCTGGGATTTTCGACTTCCACACGTGCTGTCAATTTCCACAAGCGGACACAAGTATGGAGAATCCTGCTGTGGCACCGGCTGGGTAGTGTGGCGCGAACGTAAAGATCTCAGTGAACACGTTGCAACCTCAGTCACTTATCTCGGGGGACGGGCGGACTCTTACACACTTAATTTCTCTCGTCCCGCCAGTGGCGTTTATGTGCAGTACTACAAATTGCTGAGGTATGGCCAGACGGGCTACCAGCAGTGTTGCGACAACATGATGAGCAATGCCCGGTTTATTCGTGACGGACTGCAGGCACTGACTTATCAGGGTCGACCACGCTTTATTTTCCTTGATCACGGAGACACTGAATGCCTGCCTGTCGTCAGTGCAATGCTGAATCCGGAATGCCGTTTTTCCTATAATGACATTGATCTGCAGCATGTACTGTCCCAGTATCACTGGTACGTCAGTGGCTACAGAATGGCACTCAACCACCCGATCACCGAAGAAAACATTGCCCTGTTTCGGGATGCAACCCCGGATCAAACCATGTTCCGCATTGTGGTCAAAAACAATCTGACCCGCGACATGGCCGAAAATTTACTTGCCTCATTCAAACAGGCATTCGAGTTTCTGGACGCCGTTGACTTCTCTGCGCTGCATGATTTCGAGAGTAAAAACCTTCGCCCGCAAGATCGCAGCACAGTCAGTCGACACTGCTGA
- a CDS encoding DUF1501 domain-containing protein — protein MRLCDSINRRELMRVGGLSTLGLTMHDMLQVRSAQAGVAARHSKSFGRAKRCIFLYMWGGPPHIDTFDPKPEAPVGIRGEFSPIETNVPGVYVSDHLPWLAEHADKYAIVRSVNHADSDHISASHDLLTGNTYPRVSNFITARRTDHPHIGAVLAKLKPQARDLPPYVQLPCLLKSNSGKVITGQYGGFLGKRYDPFIIDAVPNKEPTEDPEFTQFVPRSMQFEDGHTSVRLDGVRNLVETLDSRARELGQSLAARELDSLKQQAFSLLCSERVRNAFDLSAEEPQLRDRYGQHTFGQEVLFARRLVEVGVPLVTVYWRNGPPRTDIGWDNHINNFPNLKNWQLPPVDRAFSALLEDLSQRGLLDETLVVWMGEFGRSPRIDSRGGRNHWPRVFSVVMAGGGIRGGQVYGASDEIGAYPKDYPVSPHDIGATIFHLLGIDTNQMLRDASGRPHYVCHGDAISGLI, from the coding sequence GTGCGTCTGTGTGACTCGATCAATCGACGTGAGTTAATGCGTGTTGGTGGTCTGAGTACACTTGGGCTCACCATGCACGACATGCTCCAGGTGCGTTCAGCGCAGGCTGGTGTGGCAGCCAGACACAGCAAGTCCTTCGGCCGCGCCAAGCGGTGTATTTTTCTGTATATGTGGGGCGGTCCGCCGCATATCGATACATTCGATCCAAAACCGGAAGCTCCGGTCGGCATTCGCGGTGAGTTTTCCCCGATCGAGACCAATGTTCCCGGTGTTTATGTATCAGATCACTTACCGTGGCTCGCTGAGCATGCCGATAAGTACGCCATTGTGCGGTCGGTGAATCATGCAGATTCCGATCATATTTCAGCCAGTCACGACCTGTTAACCGGAAACACCTATCCCCGAGTATCAAATTTTATTACGGCACGACGCACTGATCACCCTCACATTGGTGCCGTACTTGCAAAACTAAAGCCACAGGCTCGCGATCTGCCGCCTTATGTACAGTTACCATGCCTGTTGAAGAGCAATTCCGGAAAAGTCATCACTGGTCAGTACGGTGGTTTTCTTGGTAAACGATATGACCCGTTTATCATCGATGCCGTCCCGAACAAGGAACCGACAGAAGATCCGGAATTCACTCAATTCGTACCCAGGTCAATGCAGTTCGAAGACGGTCACACGTCGGTGCGTCTTGATGGTGTGCGGAACCTGGTGGAAACACTGGACAGCCGGGCTCGTGAACTCGGCCAAAGTCTGGCAGCACGTGAACTGGACAGTCTGAAGCAGCAGGCATTTTCGCTTCTCTGTTCTGAGCGAGTCCGAAACGCATTTGATCTGTCGGCAGAAGAGCCTCAACTGCGTGATCGTTACGGACAGCATACATTTGGACAGGAAGTGTTGTTTGCGCGTCGTCTGGTTGAGGTCGGTGTACCGCTTGTCACCGTGTACTGGCGTAACGGACCGCCGAGGACCGATATCGGCTGGGACAATCACATCAACAATTTTCCGAACCTGAAAAACTGGCAGCTGCCACCGGTGGACCGCGCGTTTTCGGCATTGCTGGAAGATCTTTCGCAACGCGGCCTGCTTGACGAAACACTCGTTGTCTGGATGGGAGAATTCGGCCGCAGCCCAAGGATTGACTCCAGAGGCGGTCGCAATCACTGGCCGCGAGTCTTCTCGGTTGTAATGGCCGGGGGTGGAATTCGTGGCGGCCAGGTCTACGGTGCGAGTGATGAGATCGGAGCCTATCCAAAAGACTATCCGGTCTCACCGCATGACATCGGTGCAACGATCTTTCATTTACTGGGAATTGACACGAATCAGATGCTGCGAGATGCCTCCGGTCGGCCGCATTATGTGTGTCACGGAGACGCGATATCCGGGTTAATTTAG
- a CDS encoding WD40 repeat domain-containing protein has protein sequence MSEIQATAELRGHTNWVYDAAFSPDGKTLATGGWDHTVRLWDTAERQQLAVLRGHQTEVYGVAFSPDGSRLASCSANNNSVVRLWHVPDRKPLKVFSGHSNVVHDVTFSPDGTRIASCSYDKTVRVWDVAAGTQKYLLPGQSQVVYSVAYSTDGTQLGAATADTAVRTWNPDGQLQVECKPIMKWAHKLAFSPDLSLAAAGYGFRQPDQRRPYGVIKVWKIANGEEVHTFQGHRNWVYSVAFSPDGTKLVSGGWDGTLKLWDLDNGKELATMVGHQDIVQALAFAPDGQTLASAGHDQRILLWNLSRLV, from the coding sequence ATGAGCGAAATTCAAGCGACAGCCGAACTTAGAGGGCACACCAACTGGGTGTACGATGCCGCGTTTTCTCCGGACGGCAAAACACTGGCAACAGGTGGCTGGGACCACACGGTAAGACTGTGGGATACGGCGGAACGTCAGCAGCTTGCCGTGCTTCGCGGACACCAAACGGAAGTGTACGGCGTTGCCTTCTCGCCGGATGGATCCAGGCTCGCTTCCTGCAGTGCCAACAACAACAGCGTGGTTCGACTGTGGCACGTTCCGGACAGAAAGCCACTGAAGGTCTTTTCCGGTCACTCCAATGTCGTTCATGATGTTACGTTCTCACCGGATGGAACCCGGATTGCTTCGTGCAGTTATGACAAAACCGTTCGAGTGTGGGATGTTGCCGCCGGTACACAGAAGTATCTTCTGCCCGGTCAGTCGCAGGTGGTGTACTCAGTTGCCTACTCCACTGATGGCACACAACTTGGCGCAGCGACCGCTGACACGGCGGTTCGGACGTGGAATCCGGACGGACAGCTTCAGGTCGAGTGCAAACCGATAATGAAGTGGGCCCACAAGCTCGCGTTTTCTCCCGATCTTTCCCTTGCAGCTGCGGGTTACGGTTTTCGCCAACCGGATCAGCGCCGCCCTTACGGGGTGATCAAAGTGTGGAAAATCGCAAATGGCGAGGAGGTCCATACGTTTCAAGGGCATCGGAACTGGGTCTACTCAGTCGCCTTCTCACCGGACGGAACAAAACTGGTGTCCGGTGGCTGGGACGGAACACTGAAACTCTGGGATCTGGACAACGGAAAAGAGCTGGCAACAATGGTCGGTCATCAGGACATCGTGCAGGCACTGGCGTTTGCCCCCGATGGCCAAACGCTGGCATCAGCCGGACATGACCAGCGAATTCTTCTGTGGAATCTTAGCCGGCTGGTTTGA
- a CDS encoding SMP-30/gluconolactonase/LRE family protein, producing MTNFASDDQPVDGLSNTQLGRRSFLTATVATAASVALGREYGPNAVPVRYPEPDVVVLDDRFARYKLGNSPILRLFHSKKMLWAEGPAWNGSGRYLVWSDIPNNVQYRWIEDDGHVSIMRHPSNNSNGNTFDFRGRQVSFEHLTRSVARYEYDGSRTVLANKYNGKSFNGPNDGAVHPNGDIWFTDPGYGGLMNYEGRRASTGSPQPYQKEAIYRIDSSTGRVFQVADDIFKPNGLCFSPDYKKLYVAETGASHYKDAPHNIKVWDIVENDTKLSNGREFASMMLDMNGEMKGGFADGIRADEDGNVWASAGWVGDGYDGVHVFEPEGGQRIGQILLPEICSNVCFGGTKRNRLFMTGSSSLYAVYVETRGAHIT from the coding sequence ATGACTAATTTCGCATCGGACGATCAGCCAGTCGACGGCCTTTCGAATACTCAACTGGGGCGCCGTTCATTTCTCACAGCGACGGTAGCTACTGCGGCATCGGTTGCGCTGGGCAGGGAATACGGTCCGAATGCGGTGCCGGTACGATATCCGGAACCCGATGTAGTCGTACTGGATGACCGGTTCGCCCGGTACAAACTTGGAAATTCACCAATCCTGCGTCTGTTTCACAGCAAGAAAATGCTGTGGGCGGAAGGCCCGGCCTGGAATGGTTCCGGCCGCTATCTGGTGTGGAGTGACATTCCAAATAATGTTCAGTACCGCTGGATTGAAGACGATGGCCACGTATCAATCATGCGTCATCCATCCAACAACAGCAACGGCAACACGTTTGACTTTCGGGGTCGACAGGTTTCGTTTGAGCATCTGACTCGCAGTGTCGCACGCTACGAATACGACGGTTCACGGACCGTGCTGGCGAACAAGTATAACGGCAAGTCGTTCAACGGACCGAATGACGGTGCCGTGCATCCAAACGGTGACATCTGGTTCACGGATCCCGGATACGGCGGCCTGATGAATTACGAAGGGCGACGCGCCAGCACGGGATCACCACAGCCCTATCAAAAGGAAGCGATCTATCGAATTGATTCCAGCACCGGCAGGGTGTTCCAGGTTGCTGATGATATCTTCAAACCCAACGGACTGTGCTTCTCACCCGATTATAAAAAACTGTACGTGGCCGAAACCGGTGCTTCTCACTACAAGGACGCTCCGCACAACATCAAAGTGTGGGACATCGTTGAGAACGACACAAAGCTGTCGAATGGTCGTGAGTTCGCCTCAATGATGCTGGATATGAACGGTGAAATGAAGGGTGGCTTCGCCGATGGGATTCGGGCGGACGAAGACGGCAATGTCTGGGCAAGTGCCGGCTGGGTTGGTGACGGCTACGATGGCGTACATGTATTTGAACCGGAGGGAGGCCAGCGAATTGGCCAAATCCTTCTTCCTGAGATCTGTTCCAACGTTTGCTTTGGAGGAACCAAACGCAATCGTCTGTTCATGACCGGGAGCTCATCGCTGTACGCTGTTTATGTGGAAACCCGAGGGGCACACATCACGTAG
- a CDS encoding acyltransferase produces the protein MRNTGLDLLRMFAVLLVIGRHLRLSESSSLVLKGLVRGGWTGVDIFFVLSGFLVSSLLFGEYRRQGSVNIRRFLIRRGFKIYPAFWLFLTFTLVMTQCLDQQPQTSQILGELFFLQNYLGGMWNHTWSLAVEEHFYIGLAVLVTYLLAVNPRKPFRYVPAMFAVVAASCFALRLVNLIFFPQYSHSTYLYGTHIRIDSLMFGVLLSYLWHFHDLENRTVRIPSCVLILIGLALLSPAFVFQLETNKMISIAGVILFYLAGGFLLIAAVRLKTSDSVAVRVVAELGAASYSIYLWHMPVATWGYPLLSKLFGFESFCLYLFNAVIGACVFGWLLNRLIENPILQVRDRLFPSHSSAVVTGEQIHPEPAAGLTSNEKKILRPGDPGC, from the coding sequence ATGCGAAATACCGGACTTGACCTTCTAAGAATGTTCGCAGTTCTGCTGGTGATTGGCCGACATCTCCGGTTGTCCGAATCCAGTTCCCTGGTACTTAAAGGACTCGTTCGAGGCGGCTGGACCGGTGTCGACATTTTCTTTGTGCTGAGCGGGTTTCTTGTTTCTTCGCTGTTGTTCGGAGAGTACCGACGCCAGGGTTCGGTGAACATCAGGCGGTTCCTGATACGCAGAGGATTCAAAATCTACCCGGCATTCTGGTTGTTCCTGACGTTCACACTGGTGATGACGCAATGCTTAGATCAACAGCCGCAAACCAGCCAGATTCTTGGTGAGCTGTTTTTTTTGCAGAACTACCTGGGGGGTATGTGGAACCACACGTGGTCGTTAGCGGTGGAGGAACACTTCTACATCGGGTTAGCGGTCCTGGTGACTTATCTGCTGGCGGTCAATCCGAGGAAACCCTTTCGTTACGTACCCGCAATGTTTGCGGTGGTCGCAGCCTCCTGTTTTGCACTTCGTCTGGTCAATCTCATTTTTTTTCCGCAGTACTCGCACAGCACATACCTGTATGGCACCCACATTCGTATCGATTCCCTTATGTTTGGTGTTTTGCTGTCGTATCTCTGGCATTTCCACGATTTAGAGAATCGCACCGTTCGTATTCCGTCCTGTGTGCTGATCCTCATCGGGCTGGCGTTGCTCTCACCGGCCTTTGTATTTCAGCTTGAAACCAACAAAATGATTTCCATTGCCGGTGTCATTCTTTTTTATCTGGCGGGTGGATTCTTACTGATCGCAGCCGTCCGCCTGAAGACATCCGATTCGGTCGCGGTTCGTGTTGTTGCCGAACTTGGCGCCGCAAGCTACTCAATCTATTTGTGGCATATGCCGGTCGCGACCTGGGGGTACCCGTTGCTTTCGAAACTTTTTGGTTTTGAAAGCTTCTGCTTGTATCTGTTCAATGCCGTGATTGGTGCGTGTGTGTTTGGCTGGCTGCTCAATCGGCTGATCGAAAATCCGATCCTGCAGGTTCGTGATCGTCTGTTTCCGTCGCATTCATCGGCAGTCGTGACTGGCGAACAGATCCATCCGGAGCCGGCGGCCGGGTTGACCTCGAACGAAAAAAAAATTCTCCGCCCCGGTGATCCCGGTTGTTGA
- a CDS encoding glycosyltransferase family 39 protein: protein MAGPRVSTIVDGILLLLPSLVIWFVFADLNGWPQNDDPYYARPVQWLIEDGQFQMALQNGVLAASIVSHVAAGACSSLVFGFSYRSLFLACIIQQWIGSMSVYGTGRLSGIGRWGSLLAGFGFALQPLVFGNSFTFMTDTPAASWVALACLASTLAFTKQKMSMLLLCSLAVAWGFWIRQTNLLVLGAPLATLVLLKLQRWQSFPLITVSLLLLIPAGLSFGLLESGWIVQTTSDRMPAVIPDLEGISRLKQLTVSVYAMCLNIGLFGLPISVMLLDGALRCRARLPAGQRRICDMAAVVFMCLVAVPFVISGGGACLTNSTGFYIQNGHAGPVFLADMDEPGRWGQLGGVEWPLLVWQILTVVMIAIDGLMIWWVMWLVTTWTGCGGLQKERPESDQSESDLSNGGAVADRAKLPLSNDSRMELISVAVGLFAMSAVSLVILLALIDPILDRYLLVILAPLLMGMVITLKLSDWRPTAISVSGSVALLLVLYAFNVVYVHDLLTWNNLRWQQVQTWLDSGLQPSEFDGGRDVNAWLRLAEDPHSHNRPGDTSNWWNGSAQRCITVGPRPGWNDTDRLTWHSWATGREHYLSVLTKQQE, encoded by the coding sequence ATGGCAGGCCCTCGTGTCTCAACCATCGTCGATGGAATACTGCTCCTGTTACCATCTCTGGTAATATGGTTTGTGTTTGCCGATCTGAACGGCTGGCCTCAAAACGATGACCCTTACTATGCCAGGCCGGTTCAGTGGCTGATTGAGGACGGTCAATTTCAGATGGCTCTGCAGAACGGAGTGTTGGCAGCCAGCATCGTTTCTCATGTCGCAGCAGGCGCCTGCAGTTCTCTGGTTTTTGGTTTCTCGTACCGCAGTTTATTTCTGGCCTGCATTATCCAGCAGTGGATCGGATCCATGTCGGTCTACGGGACTGGACGTCTTTCCGGAATTGGTCGATGGGGATCTTTGCTCGCCGGATTTGGTTTTGCCCTGCAACCGCTCGTGTTCGGCAATAGTTTCACGTTTATGACGGACACCCCTGCAGCGTCCTGGGTGGCGCTCGCATGCCTGGCATCGACACTGGCTTTCACGAAACAAAAAATGTCGATGTTGCTGCTTTGTTCGCTGGCAGTGGCGTGGGGCTTTTGGATTCGACAGACAAACCTGCTGGTTCTGGGAGCGCCTCTGGCAACTCTGGTATTGCTGAAGTTGCAACGATGGCAATCGTTTCCGCTGATCACTGTCTCGCTGCTGCTGCTGATTCCTGCGGGCCTGTCATTTGGACTTCTGGAGAGCGGCTGGATCGTCCAAACAACGAGTGACCGTATGCCTGCCGTGATACCTGACCTGGAAGGAATCAGCCGTCTCAAACAATTGACCGTTTCGGTTTATGCAATGTGTTTGAATATCGGTCTGTTCGGGCTGCCGATCAGTGTGATGTTACTCGACGGTGCACTTCGCTGTCGTGCCAGGCTTCCTGCCGGTCAGCGGCGAATTTGTGATATGGCGGCCGTAGTCTTCATGTGCCTGGTGGCCGTTCCGTTTGTGATTTCCGGAGGAGGTGCCTGCCTGACAAATTCGACCGGATTTTATATTCAGAACGGACATGCCGGACCTGTTTTCCTCGCGGACATGGACGAACCGGGACGATGGGGACAACTCGGCGGCGTGGAATGGCCATTACTGGTCTGGCAGATTCTTACGGTCGTGATGATCGCCATCGACGGCTTAATGATCTGGTGGGTCATGTGGCTGGTCACGACCTGGACGGGTTGCGGTGGTCTGCAAAAGGAGAGACCTGAATCTGACCAATCTGAAAGCGACTTGAGTAACGGTGGAGCAGTTGCAGATAGGGCGAAACTCCCGTTATCCAACGACAGCAGGATGGAACTGATTTCAGTGGCAGTGGGGCTGTTTGCCATGTCTGCAGTCTCTTTGGTGATCCTGCTTGCTCTGATCGATCCTATTCTGGATCGATATCTGCTGGTGATTCTGGCTCCCCTGCTTATGGGGATGGTCATTACACTCAAACTCAGCGACTGGCGACCCACGGCAATTTCGGTTTCGGGATCCGTCGCACTTTTACTGGTACTGTATGCGTTTAATGTTGTCTACGTTCATGATTTGCTGACCTGGAACAATCTGAGATGGCAACAGGTACAAACCTGGTTAGATTCCGGTCTGCAGCCGTCTGAATTCGATGGTGGTCGCGATGTCAATGCATGGCTGCGACTGGCAGAAGATCCGCATTCCCATAATCGGCCTGGCGATACATCGAACTGGTGGAACGGTTCAGCACAGCGGTGTATTACCGTCGGACCGAGACCTGGGTGGAACGATACCGACAGATTAACCTGGCATTCCTGGGCGACCGGTCGTGAACATTATCTGTCTGTTCTGACAAAACAACAGGAATAG
- a CDS encoding class I SAM-dependent methyltransferase: MDRQYAEQYRELHQRHWWWRCRESLILRTLDQISHDQPLDSERQILDVGCGDGLFFDQLARFGRVSGIEPDRDLVDPQGPHSERIHIGLLDSAFSTEKPLDWILMLDVLEHMNQPSVSLQQARKLLRGGGKLIVTVPAFNCLWTRHDEINHHQTRYRIGRLKQLVSDHGFVVESSRYFFHWTFPVKLLIRLKESLRSGDAQPPRVPSRPVNWVCHLFSVIEQRLLGRLPVPFGSSILLVARRLAEEVEENVNPPSVDE; encoded by the coding sequence ATGGATCGACAATACGCAGAACAATACCGGGAGCTCCACCAGCGACACTGGTGGTGGCGATGTCGCGAATCACTGATTCTGCGAACGCTGGATCAAATCAGCCACGATCAGCCTTTGGATTCTGAGCGACAGATTCTTGATGTCGGATGCGGGGATGGTCTCTTTTTTGATCAGCTGGCGCGCTTTGGCAGAGTGAGCGGGATTGAGCCGGACCGGGATTTGGTCGATCCTCAGGGACCTCATTCCGAACGGATTCATATTGGATTGCTGGACTCTGCGTTTTCCACCGAAAAACCACTGGACTGGATTCTGATGCTGGATGTGCTGGAGCACATGAATCAGCCGAGTGTGTCACTGCAGCAGGCCCGCAAACTGCTGCGGGGCGGTGGAAAACTGATCGTGACTGTTCCTGCTTTCAATTGCCTCTGGACGAGACACGACGAAATCAACCATCATCAGACGCGTTACCGGATCGGACGCCTTAAGCAGCTTGTAAGTGACCACGGATTCGTCGTTGAATCGAGCCGGTATTTCTTCCACTGGACGTTTCCAGTCAAGCTGTTGATACGGTTGAAGGAATCGCTCCGTTCCGGTGATGCTCAGCCGCCTCGAGTCCCTTCCAGACCAGTCAACTGGGTCTGTCACCTGTTCAGTGTCATCGAACAGCGACTGCTCGGACGACTGCCAGTTCCTTTTGGAAGTTCCATCCTGCTCGTCGCACGACGGTTGGCGGAAGAAGTCGAAGAAAATGTCAACCCGCCATCTGTTGACGAGTAA